A region of Perognathus longimembris pacificus isolate PPM17 chromosome 19, ASM2315922v1, whole genome shotgun sequence DNA encodes the following proteins:
- the Clptm1l gene encoding cleft lip and palate transmembrane protein 1-like protein, with the protein MWSGRSSFTSLVVGVFVVYVVHTCWVMYGIVYTRPCAGATNCIQPYLARRPKLQLSVYTTTRSSLGAENNVDLVLNVEDFDVQSKFERTVNVSVPKKTRNNGTLYAYIFLHHAGVLPWHDGKQVHLVSPLTTYMIPKPEEINLLTGESAAQQQIEAEKKPSNALDEPVSHWRPRLTLNVMVEDFVFDGSSLPADVHRYMKMIQLGKTVHYLPILFIDQLSNRVKDLMVINRSTTELPLTVCYDKISLGRLRFWIHMQDAVYSLQQFGFSEKDADEVKGIFVDTNLYFLALTFFVAAFHLLFDFLAFKNDISFWKKKKSMIGMSTKAVLWRCFSTVVIFLFLLDEQTSLLVLIPAGVGAAIELWKVKKALKMTVTWRGLRPRFQFGTYSECERKTEEYDTQAMKYLSYLLYPLCIGGAIYSLLNIKYKSWYSWLINSFVNGVYAFGFLFMLPQLFVNYKMKSVAHLPWKAFTYKVGPPPTGGGREPLQPSVLVAPFFLLEKSHREEPGAELSSGPGSNRLRGKKPDLMEERGPAQGKGPGHRATGAGGGQVSM; encoded by the exons ATGTGGAGCGGCCGCAGCTCCTTCACCAGCCTGGTGGTGGGCGTGTTCGTGGTGTACGTGGTGCACACCTGCTGGGTCATGTACGGCATCGTCTACACCCGCCCGTGCGCCGGCGCCACCAACTGCATCCAGCCCTACCTGGCGCGGCGGCCCAAGCTGCAG CTGAGTGTGTATACCACCACGCGGTCCAGCCTGGGCGCAGAGAACAACGTGGACTTGGTCTTGAATGTGGAAGACTTCGATGTGCAGTCTAAATTTGAAAG GACAGTTAATGTTTCTGTACCAAAGAAAACAAGGAACAATGGGACGCTGTATGCCTATATTTTCCTGCATCACGCTGGGGTTCTGCCATGGCATGATGGGAAGCAAGTGCACCTGGTCAGTCCTCTTACTACCTACATGATCCCTAAACCGGAAGAGATCAACCTACTCACGGGGGAGTCTGCTGCGCAG CAGCAAATCGAAGCAGAGAAGAAGCCATCAAATGCCCTGGATGAGCCTGTCTCTCACTGGAGACCCAGGCTGACCCTGAATGTGATGGTGGAGGACTTTGTCTTCGATGGGTCCTCATTGCCTGCTGATGTGCACCGGTACATGAAGAT GATCCAGCTGGGTAAGACGGTGCATTACCTTCCCATCCTGTTCATTGACCAGCTGAGCAACCGGGTGAAGGACTTGATG GTTATCAACCGCTCCACCACCGAGCTGCCACTCACCGTGTGCTACGACAAGATCTCCCTGGGGCGGCTGCGCTTCTGGATCCACATGCAGGACGCCGTGTACTCCCTGCAGCAGTTTG GGTTTTCAGAAAAAGATGCTGATGAAGTGAAGGGGATTTTTGTAGACACCAACTTGTACTTCCTCGCACTGACCTTCTTTGTGGCCGCGTTTCAC CTTCTTTTTGACTTCTTGGCATTTAAAAATGACATCAGTttctggaagaagaagaagagcatgATTGGCATGTCCACCAAAGCAG TGCTCTGGCGCTGTTTCAGCACAGTGGTCATCTTCCTGTTCCTGCTGGATGAGCAGACGAGCCTGCTTGTGCTGATCCCTGCAGGTGTTGGGGCCGCCATCGAG CTCTGGAAAGTGAAGAAGGCGCTGAAGATGACAGTGACCTGGAGGGGCCTGAGGCCACGGTTCCAG TTCGGCACCTACAGCGAGTGtgagaggaagacagaggagTACGACACCCAG GCCATGAAGTACCTGTCTTACCTCCTGTACCCTCTCTGTATTGGGGGAGCCATCTACTCGCTGCTGAACATCAAATATAAGAG TTGGTATTCGTGGCTTATCAACAGCTTCGTGAATG GTGTCTATGCGTTCGGCTTCCTCTTCATGCTGCCCCAGCTCTTTGTCAACTACAAG ATGAAGTCGGTGGCTCACCTGCCCTGGAAGGCCTTCACCTACAAGGTAGGCCCGCCTCCCACGGGGGGTGGCAGGGAGCCCCTTCAGCCCTCAGTGCTTGTGGCCCCATTCTTTTTGTTGGAAAAGAGCCATAG